Below is a genomic region from Armatimonadota bacterium.
AGACCGGCCTGGGCGATGAGGAGCAGGCCGCCGTCAGAGGAGATTGCGCCGCCATCAAAGGCGCCGATAACCTGCTTGCCATGAAGGTTTGCGAAGGTGAGTTGGCCAACACACTGTGTCATACCGGAGAGACCTCGCGATACGCTATTCTATTGGCG
It encodes:
- a CDS encoding transposase → MTQCVGQLTFANLHGKQVIGAFDGGAISSDGGLLLIAQAGLHLELTRKLAAWVRDQRRQAKVRHTVAELIDQHVYQIAD